In Opisthocomus hoazin isolate bOpiHoa1 chromosome 12, bOpiHoa1.hap1, whole genome shotgun sequence, the sequence gaaaaggaggctgaggggagaccttatcgctctctacaactacctgaaaggagggcgCAGTGAGGTgagggttggtctcttctcccaagaaacaagtgatagaatgagaggaaatggcctcaagttgcgccaggagaggtttagattggatattagggaaaatttcttcactaaaagGATTGTCaacattggaagaggctgcccagggaaatggttgcgtcaccatccccggagatatttaaaagacgtgtagacgtggtgcttggggacgtggtttagtggtggacttggcagtgttaagttagcagttggactcgatgatcttaagggtcttttccaacctaaatgattctatgattcagtggagaccttctcgctctctacaactgcctgaaagaagGGTGCAGTGAGGTGgatattggtctcttctcccaggtaaccagcggtAGGATGAaaggaagtggcctcaagttgcgtcaggggaggtttagattggatattaggaaaaatgtctttcctccaagaggggtcaggcattggaccaggctgcccagggcagtgggggagtccccgtccctggaggggttcaaaaaacgtgcagacGGGGAACTtggggacatgatttagcaggcctggtggggttggggtgatggttggacatgatgatctgaggggtcttttccaaccttcatgattctgtgattcgatggTATTTAGGCACCTGAATATGGTGTTACTGGGAACTGCGTGACAAAATATCTGAGTTCGGACTGCTTACAGTAGGATAAAGTTTTTGTTACTccttttccagaggctggtgggTTCTGTCAGGTCCTGCGCAATGTCCATGGGTCAGGGCTTCTCCCCTTCTCTCCTGCACATCTCCACCGCATGAACGGCCACTGTGTCCTGCAACGCAGCTTGCCACAGCTGTCTTGCCGAGGCGTCTGTCCGAGGCCTCCTCTTCCCCCTACCTGGCTCTTGCCCTTGGCTTTACAGCTGGAGAATCACGTTATGCGTCTGCGGGAGGAGCTGGACCGGGAACGGGAAGAGCGCAACTATTTCCAGTTGGAGCGTGACAAGATTCACACCTTCTGGGAGATCACCCGCGGGCAGctggaggagaagaaagcagagctgctgaacaAGGACCGCGAGATGGGGGAGGCGGAGCAGCGGCATCAAGTGGAGATCAAGGTGGGAGGGAAGAAGTCTGGGAGGTCTTGCGAGGGCCCCGAGCTCCGGGTGAGCCTTGGGCAGCtctgaggaggagagggaaggggacagAGGAGGAGCTGAGCGGGATGCAAGCCAGGAGCGGCTTGGCCAATATACCAGCCTCATGTGTCTCCTGCTGAAGCTTCTTACCCAGTCTGTGGCTTGTCTTTAGCTTTACAAGCAGAAGGTGAAGCACTTGTTGTATGAGCACCAGGAAAACCTCACCGAGCTGAAGGCGGAGCGCACCGTGTCCGTGAAGCAGGCTCAGAGGGATCACTGGACCCAGGAGATGGAGCTGCGGAAAGACATGCGCTGCTTGAAAGTGGAGCtgaaggagcaggagctggccAACGAGGAGATGGTGAAAAGCATGCGCCTGGTACGTCCCTGGCCAGGCCGGAGCTGTGTGCGAGGTGCCTCCGCTGCAGAGCGAGGTGGTGGGCCCgcaggctgagccccccccccagctccggcGTGTGAGTGGGAGCCTGCCTCTCTgcgtggggtgggatggggcttCCCGCAGGCACCGGTAACCGACGCATTTCGAGGCACCAGAAAATCCATGCTGGAATGGGGAAAAGGGATTCCTGGGGCCGCTCCTGTGAACCCCCTCTCCCGCAGCAGGGAGCTGTGAGAGCAGCGGGAGAGCCTACGAGCGGCCCTTTGCGAGGACAACGTGGGATTGGGAGCACGGCGGGAGCCCTTcccagggagcaggagggaaTCCCTCGGGGTGCGGCTGGCTCGGGATTTGGTTGTCTGCCTCTAACGCGTAGCTTCTCCCTAACAGAAACAAGAGGAGGAGATCACGCGGCTGTGCGACGACTTCGAGAGACAAGTGAAAGGTCAGGACGTGGGCGCAGGCCCTGTGTGAGCTCCCTTTGTCAGTGTGCTGGGGAAGGCACCTccgagctctgctgccctccctggcagggcctcaggcagaaagagggatggcctttcccccagctctgcccagttTTCCCCCAGTTCTTGCCGCCCCCGTGCTCTGGGGCTGCCAGACCCCCAGCATCGCGCGAACGGAACGAGGCCGGGGACCTGCAGCGCGAGctgaggggtgcaggcagggcgccTGTCGCCGCTGCCCGGCCGTACCCCCGAGCGCAGCTgcctggcagcgcttctccgGGCTGCGGGGTGGGCTGGCTGGAGGAGCCCTTGCAGAGTCCTCGCTCCAGTCTCCCCCCTCAGGGGACGTTTCGGGTTCTCCTGGGCTGGCTTGGAACGTTTCCATGCCCTCTTTCCGAGGATGCTATTTCTGGGCTCTGCTCTCCATGGTCCCAGCGTAGCTGCTCCGCGTGCTGGTGGCAGCTCCGGTGACGCCGCTAACGAGCGTCTTGTCCTTGAATAACGCCGTGGTGGCACGCGCTGGGTTGGCGCTGGCTAACGGAGCTGGGGTGCATTACTCGGGGTCTCCAGGAGGTCCTCACTCAGCCCCCTGTGCTCTCCCGCAGAGATCGAGGCCAAGTACACCCAGAAGATGGAGATGCTGCGGGACAAGCTTGACTTGCGGAGGAAGACTGAGATCCACGaggtggaggagaggaagaacagcCAGATCAACGAGCTGATGAGGAACCACGAGAAGGCCTTCAACGACCTCAAGAACTACTACAACGATATCACCCTCCAAAACCTGACGCTCATCAACTTGCTGAAGGTACTGCCTGTCCCCCTGCCGCAGCCCGCCTGGCCTGCAGCGTGTCACCCTTCCACCAAGGGACCCGTCCTGTGAGGATTTGCCCAGATCTGGCCAGTTCCCAGGTGGCAGCGtgggtgctgctgctctcctgaggGTTGTCCACCCTTACACGAGTGAAGCTCTTGAGCAGAGGGAGATGCATCTTGCTGGGCCAGCAGCGGGAGGGTGTCCAGACGGTGTGGGAAGCTCCGAGGAGCTCGGCGGTCCCCACTGCGTGGCCCCCTCCCCAGGAGTTTGCATTCCCAAGAACAGGAGCAgatggaggagatgaagaagaaagaaaatcacttGGAAAAGGAGAAGGCGGATGTGCTGCTCCAGAACAAGCAGCTGAAGGAGCCTCTGCAGCAGGCCGAGGAGCAGGTGTCTGAGCTGCAGAAGAAGTTGGCCCGCTATGACAAGGACAAGGAGGCCCTGATGGTGAGTGGCCAGCCCTGTCCGTTCCCAAGTCACCCGGCTGTTTCCTGGAGGGGTTCGCTTGGCTTGGCCAGGTCGCTGGGCAAAGTCCTTTGAGTCCCTTTCAGCTTGGCCACGTGTTTATAAGGTCTCACACAAGACTCTGGCAGCGGCAAACAAGAGCagcccccgctgccgagggggaAGGGAGTCAGTGTGGGTGCCAGTCTGTTTTTTCTCGCCCTTATCTCTTTGCTGGTCGTTCTCCTCCCTTGCCAAAGCGCATTCCCCACACCTCCCAGAGAAACCCGTGCTGTTAAACTGTCCCTTCCCGCCTGCAGAACACAAAAGCCCGTCTGAAAGTCACCCAAAAGGAACTGAAGGACCTTCAGTGGGAACACGaagtgctggagcagaggttcaGTAAGGTGAGAGCTGCAGGTGGGTCTGGGCATCCCACTTCCCTCTCCAAACCCTGCCCCTCCGCAGGGGACTGGGCACGGGGGGGGCTTAGCCGAGAGCCCGTGCTTAGCCGAGGGCTTTCCGAAGCTCTAATCCAGAGCTGTGCGATAACTGCTGCTTCCAACAAAGCTTCTCACGGCTTTGGCCTCTCCCACGGTCAGCAGACGGGCCTGGCCTTGTACTTTGCCAAGCAATCATGCACGCTCCGGCGGTCCCCTCCCGGCCTGCCAGGGACTGACTGCAGCGGCGgctcggggcagagccgggggcaGAGATTGTCACGGGCCACCACCCCCGGCCGCAGCTCGCTCCCTCCTTCTGCCGGCATTTGGGGGTCTCTCCCCGCTCCTTGCCGTGCCGGGGCGGCTCGGGATGAGCCCTGTTGACTGAGTTCTCCCAGCCTCAGCCTCTCCCCCCCAGCTAACCCAGATAAATCTGTCGAGGCAGAAGAGAGCTCATTTGCAAGTCGCAGAAATCCCCAGGAATACGAACATTGATCTGAGGCCTCGTTAACAATCCGTCATTAAGGCAGCAACATATTCGGTGCATTCAGAAATAGGCTGTGGAGGAGAGATTGTGTCCTAATTAGGACACTGATTAACTAGCTGTGAGCCAGGACCTCCTGCCAGCTgcgaggaggagaggagagacccCTGTGTGCTGTGGGGCCCTCTCTGAGGTTGGAAGTAGTGCCACAGCGAGCCCCTCGGCCCCTTCTGCTGTCGGGGCCGGcccagaggggaggaggaagcagaagtgCAGGTGCTGAGCcatggagggagggaaagaagctGTGCTCCGGCACCTGCCTTCCCCGCCGGCCGCGGTGCCGTGGGGCACAGCCGGGCTCtcgctggagcaggcagggccgaGCTGCCGGACCAGTTTGCTGCCAGCCATGGGTGGCCGCCGGCCGGGGGGTCCTGAGGGCGATGCGACGGTGCCGCTGTCTTTGGGGGCAGGTGCAGGCGGAGCGAGACGAGCTCTATCAGAAGTTCACCAAAGCCATTAAGGAGGTGCAGCAGAAGACGGGGTTCAAGAACCTGCTGCTGGAGCGCAAGCTGGAAGGACTCCTCGGCGTCCTGGAGAAGAAGGAGCTGGAGATCAGCGCGGCCTTCACAGCCTCCAACCTCGACTCAGGCGCCCTCTCCTTGGTCTCAGACAAGCTGGAGGTACCGTGGGCTGCTGTGGGGCCCTGTGAAGGCTCGTCCTGGGGGGCAGAGGCTGCTCTGGGGTGAGCGCAGACCTTGGGGCGTGCGAGCCCCTGTCCTACGTGGCTGCAGGTGCCGCGTCACTCCTTCCCGGCACTCCCAGGGCCACGCGCGGTGCCGCAGGGCACCCTGGCTCTCCCTCGAGAGCGGAGCACGTGGGTGTCGGAGTCAGGTGCTGATCTGTCCCTCGGGTGGGGCCTGTTTCGAGGAGAACGGCCCCGGGCTGAGCAGCGCTCACCGGCGCTCTGCGCTGCCGGGGCTGCGTGCGTGCGGGGTCCGTCAGCGACCCGCGGTGCTCTGCGCACGGGGAGTCGCAGCCAGCGAACCTGGCCTggcctccctggctgcagagaTGGCGTAGACGGGTTCCCAGGGGCTCTGCAACGTCTGCCGTGCTAAAAATACATGCGCAGACAGCGTCGGCGTGGAGGCTCCGACACCCGCATTCCTGGAGCCTGCCGCAGCCGTAACTGGAGAAGCAGCACTTGCTTCGGGTTGGGCTGAGACGCGGGGGACATGGGTTCCGTGCTCGGCTCGGCCACCGCCGCGGTGCCCTCCTCGTGTCCCCGTGCGGGTGGCAGCGAAGCTGGCGGACGCCCTGGTGCCGGGGTGCCCCGGGGACGCGCGCAGCAGCAGCCGAGGCTCTGGGGCCGCAGGACGGGGCAGCGGATGTGTCACCTACTAGCAGGTGCCGCAGCAGCGGGAGGGAAAACGCATTCCTGGGAAGGCGTCACGGCGTCAAGCCCTCCCGcagctgctggggtcccgggaTTCCTTTGCTCAGCTGCCTCCGGCGTCTTCTCCGAGAGCCTCGCTCCCTGTAATTCCTGTAATTCCACCGGTGCCGCTGCCATCACCCCCCACCCTTGCAGCGGGGCAGACGGTGACGGCAGCGCTGTGCTGGCGCTTGTGCTCTTGGTCCCTGTCCTCTGCCTGGGGCTGGCCCGAAGCGGGCAGGGTGGTGGCTGCCTGCCAGGCCGTGCAGCGAGCTGCTCCGCTTGAGCCGGGTCCCGGTGCCAGCTCGGCCGCCGCACAGCAGCTCgtgcggccgccgcgccgccggggctgggcagcCGCTGCCTGACGCGCTGTCTCCCTTTGCAGGACATGCTCAGTTCCAAGAACACCGCCATCAAGgacctgcagctccagctggccCGAGCCTGCAAGgtgagggaaggggctggggggctgctgggtggtggCTGTGGCTCGGGGGGAGTGGAAGCGGGACCTTCTGCTCCGGGCCGTAGCGTCCCCCCGTTCGCCCTGCACCGGAAGGCGTGTTGGGGTGCCCTCCCGCGCCCAGGTGAGGAGGGGCTGGGCTGACCGTGGGGTGCTTCCCTTGCAGGCGCACAATGACATGCTGCAGACGTTCAAGGCAAAGCTGACGGCTTTTGGGATCCCCCTGGACAACCTGGGCTTCAAGCCCCTGGCCGGCCCCATGCTGGGGCAGGCGCTGGGGCAGGGCCCCGCGGGACTCGTTGCTGTGCCCACCTGACGCCGGCTGGCACCCAGGGACCCACCGCGCTGGGCAGGGAGTGGGGCTGCGCCCTGTGCCATTAAACAGACCCCAGTGAACCTTCCGCAGGACCTGGAGGACCCTCACTCTCCTCCCCGGGGTCGCCTTCCCTCCGGAGCAGCCCCCGACtcaggcagctgccagctgggTCGGCTCTGGCCGAGCGGTGCCAGCGTGGCGCGGGACCGCGGCGCAGCCGCAGGGCTCCTGGcatcccaggctggagcaggggcctgcatggggtgcccccagcccccaggactcccctccttcccccctcggGCTTCTGCCCCCCGGAAGGTGACTTATTTTGAGACGAACGGTGCTGTTTGAAGTCTTTAATGGTGTCGGCAGCGCCGTTCCCCGCCGGTGAGCCGCGGCGCCGGGGCGAGGACATCCCTTTTCCCCTAACTGCCGCGATACGTCGTGTAGGAGTAGGGGCTGATCAGCAGCGGGATGTGCAGCTTCTGGGCCGGGTCGGTGATGGTGAAGACAACCTGGGGGAGAGCGAGGAGACAGCAGCTAGCatccccccgcggcggggggcaccTAGCCCGAGCCGGGCCCCgggagatgctcagagcagagctggcagctccctcCGGCACCCGGACCCCTGCGGCTTTGACCCCAGCCGGCTCCTGTGACCCCTGTCCCCGGCTCCCCGCGCTCCGTACCTCCACGAAGGGGTAGAAGCTGGCGTGCCCCAGGCCCTGCCAGTACGCGGCCGTCTCAAAGCGCAGCTTGTAGGTGCCCGCCTTGGCCTGCCCCGGTGCCAGGAGGGGCAGGCAGCGCCCGTCCTGGTCTGTCCACCTGCGGGCAGAAGGTGCCAGTGCCAGTCCCTGGGGCGAAGGCTGCGCAGCCTCTCCCGCAGGGGACAGGCACCGGCACCCTCTGCCCGTCTCGCCACTGCCAGCTCTCCTACCTCTGCGCCAGCTCCGTCCACTCCAGCCCCGgctcctgcagctgggccaggcgCAGGGCGAGgccggccgccggcagccccgtgGCCGTGTTCAGCACGTGGGTGGTCAGCGAGCCGCTCGCCCTCTCGGCCATGTCTCCAGCCTGGGGCAGAGGAGTAAGAGGGGCTGGGATGCGTTCCCAGCAGCGTCGTCCGCCTTCCCCCTTCTGCCGTGCCATGGCAGGCAGAGCCACAGCCGAGCCCCGGCGGGGCTGCCTGCGTGCCCCCATGCCAGTGGCCGTGCAGCCGGGGCTGTCGCAGCACATCCCcttgtccccagcaccctgctgcgcCCCAGGGCCGGGACACGGGCTCCCACGTCCTTCCCATGCCGGCGGGGCTCagctccgccagccccggggccgtggtgccggggccctgcctgcagcagagctctgcgtgCCCCAGGCACCGCTGCCGCCCGCGGCGTGCGGGACGTGCCGGGTTCCTGCCAGGTCGGAGGGCTGCGTGCCTGCGGCGGAGCGGGgctccctgctcccctgcctggCCCAGTGGGTTGCGGCATGGCGGCAATGGCTGGCCTGGACCCAGGGAGGAAGCAGCCCCgtcccggcagccccagccctgtcgCGGTCCCTGCCCGCAGCGTGACGTGCAGGCAGACTTTAACCCTGCAAGCGCTCCGGAGCTGCCCGGGACAGGCAGCAAGCACGGGGGTCAAGGGCAGCgctggcgggggctgccgggcccttTCCCCTCTGGGACCCCCCATGTTGTGCTTGGCAGGGTGGGAGCACAACCTGCGGGCTGCATCCGGGGCTGCCAGGCTCCCTCCCTGGAGCAGGACCAGCTCTCGCTGCCAGCCCAGCACCGGCTCCAGGCCTCAGCTGCCGGCTGAAGTGGGAACGCCGGAGAGGCCCAACGGCGAGCAGGGACGCCCGGCTGCTTACCTGGCTCTCCTCCGTGCCGCTCAGCCAGGGGCCCGCGGCCGGTGACACCGCGCCAAACGCCAtcccctgccccggctgccctTCCCGGCGCCACGGCCTCTCCCCACCGAGCTGGCGAGACTGGACGCCGCTATCCCAGCGCAAGATTGCGGTGGGACCAGGCGCTCCTCCCCGGCTGGGCCGAGCCGGTGCGGGTGGCTTCCCCCTGGGAGGTGCGCCCGGGAGCCCCGCCGGCACCTGCGCTCCGGCAGCACCGTGGCCCTGGGGCTGGTGGACCGGAGCCCGGCGCGACGTCGGGGCGCCGGGCCAGGAGGAGCCGTGGTGGAGCTGCCACCCCGGTCTTGCCTCCCTCGCTGGAAAGCGCCTGGAGCGCGTCGGCGCCGTGGCGGTGGGGCACGTGGCGGCTGCCAGGAGGAGGCAGCGGCTTCACCGCGGCCCAACCGTGCCCATCCGCCTGCCATGGCGCACAGGGGTGGGCTCAGCACCTCACCTGCACTTTGATGCGGGCGATGGCGGCAGCCCGCAGCCCGTCGCCTTGCGCCGTGACCGCCTGGATCTCCAGGACGTATTCGGGGACCACCTGCAGCGAGGGGCTGCGTCACCCCCGAACGGGGGGCAAGAGCCGGGctgaggggtgcagggggggcgATGGGCTGTGCCGCGGGCTCACCTGCGCCGACAGCCCCGCCGCGGCCACGGAGATCACCCCGGTGCTGCCGTCGATGGCAAacgcgtggggctggggctggtccGGGATCTGGCGCAGGATGGAGTAGGCTACGACCCCGCCGCTGGAGCTTAGCGTGGCCAGCACCCGCAGCACGGCGCTGCCTGGGAGCGGGCGGCTGTTGGTGACATCTCCCCTgtcccctgccgccgccccggcGCTGCGTCCCGCTCGGCGGCTCCGCTCTCACCTGGCTCAGCCCCCTCCGGCACGGTGCCGTGAAAAACTGCCTGGGTGAAGGCAAGCCGGTTTTCCCGCCCGCAGTTTTTGGCCGGCCCTTCGCAGTCGCACACCTGAGCCCGGACCGGCGTCACCTGCGCCTTGCCCTGGCCGTCCGTCAGCCGCAGGAAGACGCTGTACTCCCCCGGCTCCAGCTCCTTCACCAGCCTCAGCACCAGCAGGTCTTGCCGCAGAGAGAGGGGGTGGGCTCGGGGACGCGGCCCCGATCCCCGCTTTGGGGCGCGGGGCTCTGCCACGCCGCGGTTCCCCAGCCCGGTGCCCATCACGGGGCCGGCACTGGCTGCGCTGAGGAGCGCCGGGAGCCGGGGGTCCTGGGACCTGGCCCAGGCTGGGTGTCCCCACCAAAGGGCGGCACCTACCTTGTCCGGTCACCCTGACGGTCCAGTTGGCACCGGAGCCGTGCTCCAGCGCTGCCTGGAAGGGGTGGGTGTTGGGGGGCAGGTCCTTGTCGACGATGCTCAGCGTCTGCTCCTCGGGCTGCCGGCTGCAGACGTCGAAGAGCCGCGGCTCCAGCGTGGGCCCGTTGTCGTTCACGtcctggagcaggaggagcagcgtcCCCGTACCGGTGGCATCCGGCGACCCTGCAGGGCCAGGGGTCAGCAAGGCGCCTGGGgagggggtcccggcccccccagccccggtgggcagcagcagcccctcccGCAGGGCGAGCAAGGGGCTCCTCACCGCTGTCCACGGCCAGGACGACGGCCTTGTAGGTGCTGTTGATGGCGTGCACCGACTCGCGGTCCAGCGGCTGGGCCGCCGTGACGATGCCGTTCTCGGGGTCGATGGCCAGCCACCCCGTGGGGTCGCTGCCCATGCGGTacctggggcgagcggggggtcagcggggggggggatgctctgcagcacagcccctcgggccccccggcacggccccccgccGCCGACCCCCCCACTCACGTGATCTTCTGCCTCTGGTCCTTGTCCGGGTCCTGGGCCGTGTAGGAGGTGACCTGGTGGCCCAGCGGCAGGTCCTCCATCACCTCCACCCTCTTGACCGGGGGCACGAAGACGGGGGCTTCGTTCACGTCGGTGACCATCACCAGCACGCTGGCCGTGGAGAGGGACAGGGGCACGGCGAAGGGGACGGCGTTCTCCACGGTCACCACGAGCTCGTAGCGGCTCCTGCTCTCGTAATCCAGGccctgggaggggggggacagAGCCGCTGGGGTAGCACCGGCCGGGAGGCGGCCggcgccggggcggctgcgcggcggcAGCACCCACCTTGGCGGTTCTCAGGACGCCGTCGTTGGTTCTGGGGTCGGTGGCGATGCTGAAGTCGCCGTCCTGGTCCCCGCTCTTGATGCGGTAGACAGCTTGCCAGGCAGGGGAGCCCCGCGCGTCCCGGTCCGTCACGTGCAGCCgggccaccaccacccccacctcGTTCTCGTTCACTGTCCCCTCGTACTGCAAGAGAGGGGACGGGGACGGTCACCCGGCCGGCGCCAGGCACCCCAGGGCGGGGGGCTCGTGCCGCAGCGGCCGCGGAGGGCAGCGGCTCGCAGGAGCCGGCTCGGGTACCATGGTGGGGTCGAAGACGGGAGGGTTGTCGTTGGCGTCGGTGACTTCCACGATGGCGGTGGCCGTGTTGGTCAGGCCCATGCCCTCCTGGTCCGCAGCCTGGATGATCAGCGTGTAGTTGGGAGTGGTCTGCAAGCAGAAACCAGTGCCGTTAGGGCAGGGACGGGCTCCAGCGCGGGCCCCTCCTCCGGGGACGCCCCTGCAGCGTCCCCAGCGCAGACCCCAGATGGGCCTGGGGCTGCAGACACCCCCGGAGCAGGGACAGTGACCCAGGGGTGGCGAGTCCCCGAACCAGCCGGACCCTGGGGCTCTGGCACCCCCGGCTGCCCGCAGCGAGCCCCACCGCGGAGCTGCCACGTGGACCCCGCGATGCGGCCAGGGCGCCCACCTCCCGGTCCAGCCCCGTGCCGATGACGCTGATGACGCCCTTCTCCGGGTCGATGGTGAACATCTGCTGGGCGCTCCTGGGCTCCTCGCTGAGGATGGAGTAGCCGATGATGCCGTTGTTCACGTTGATGCCGTCGTCCGCGTCCGTGGCGTTCACGGTCATCACCGACGTGCCTGGCACGGGGACGAGCAGGGCAGACTTTACTCGTGGGACAAACCCCACTGGACACCTCGGCCCGGCTCTGGCTCAGGGCGGTCCCGGCTGTGCGGCCCCCAGCTCGCCGGCCCCCCACGCACCCGGCTTCGCGTTCTCCTCGATGTAGCCGATGAAGACTTGCTTGGTGAAGACGGGCCGGTTGTCGTTCTGGTCCGTCACGGTGATGATGATCtccatggggtcctccacgggctgcccgTTGGCCGACACGGCGTGGGAGAAGAGCTGCGAGGGGCAGCGTCAGCCCGCGCACGGCCCCGGGGAccggcccctccccgccccggccccccactCACCACGTATTTATCGATCTCCTCCCGGTCCAGCGGCTTCGTCACCTCCAGCCACCCCGTCTCCCGCTCGATGGTGAAGACACCCACGGGGGGGGTGTCCGCCCCCTGCCCCGTGATGCTGTAGAAAACCTTGGTCTCCTTGTCCTTGTTGGATTTGATCTGGCGGCGAGGCAGCGGAGGGGTCAGAGGGGTCCCggcgccccggggacccccctgccCTGCGCCCCGTCCCCGGGGGGCCGCGCACCTGCACCAGCTTCTTGGGGAAGGGCCCGCGCTCGTTCTCGGGGCAGTTGATGGGGGGGATGACCCAGTCCCTCTTCTGCCGCTGGAGGCCATGGCCGGGCTCGGGGAAGGTCAGCGCATCGGGGGCCACATCCTGCGGGACGGAGAGCGGGGCTgaggggccgtggggcgggcggggggccgcaCAGGGGCTGTCCCCCTGCGGACGCGCGGCAACCCCCAGCCCCATCGGGACCGTCCTaccggcaggaggaggaggaagaggaggaagatgggtgGCCACATGGTTCTCCAAGCACCAGCCGGGGACCTTCCCTTCGGCCGGCCGCGACCTTGGCCGAGTCCTTCCGGGAACGCCGAGCGCCAGCCCACGGGCACCAGCATGCGCAGGCGGGGGGCCAGCTGCCCCCCCCAACACCGGAGGGGTGCCCGCGAGGGGGTCGCACGCCCAAgatgctgctgcaggctggggagggggacacggaGCCCAAGACCCCCCCGGGGTTCTGCCCCACGGGGGTCACTGGACACCCCACCTCAGCTGGGCTGAGATGCGCCCGTGGCCTCGCCCCGGGGTCCCGCCGGGCACCCaagggtggggggggagggctCCAGAACCCCCCACCCAGCAGAGCGATGCACTGTGGGGGGCTGAGGACCCCCCCAGGACACTGAGCCTCCTGGCAGGGGGCTGAGGACTCCGTTGGACCCTCGAAACGCCCGCACCCATCAGGGTGTGACCCCCAGGCGATGCctggcccccccagcaccccccccaaaCAGAGCGATGCACTGTGGGGGGCTGAGGACCCCCCCGGGACACTGCGCCTCCTGGCAGGGGGCTGAGGACTCCGTTGGACCCTCGAAACGCCCGCACCCATCAGGGTGTGACCCCCAG encodes:
- the DRC4 gene encoding dynein regulatory complex subunit 4 isoform X1; its protein translation is MAPKKKVGKKVKVSKAPAVVDVLSPKEMSKEQLENHVMRLREELDREREERNYFQLERDKIHTFWEITRGQLEEKKAELLNKDREMGEAEQRHQVEIKLYKQKVKHLLYEHQENLTELKAERTVSVKQAQRDHWTQEMELRKDMRCLKVELKEQELANEEMVKSMRLKQEEEITRLCDDFERQVKEIEAKYTQKMEMLRDKLDLRRKTEIHEVEERKNSQINELMRNHEKAFNDLKNYYNDITLQNLTLINLLKEQMEEMKKKENHLEKEKADVLLQNKQLKEPLQQAEEQVSELQKKLARYDKDKEALMNTKARLKVTQKELKDLQWEHEVLEQRFSKVQAERDELYQKFTKAIKEVQQKTGFKNLLLERKLEGLLGVLEKKELEISAAFTASNLDSGALSLVSDKLEDMLSSKNTAIKDLQLQLARACKAHNDMLQTFKAKLTAFGIPLDNLGFKPLAGPMLGQALGQGPAGLVAVPT
- the DRC4 gene encoding dynein regulatory complex subunit 4 isoform X2, which produces MSKEQLENHVMRLREELDREREERNYFQLERDKIHTFWEITRGQLEEKKAELLNKDREMGEAEQRHQVEIKLYKQKVKHLLYEHQENLTELKAERTVSVKQAQRDHWTQEMELRKDMRCLKVELKEQELANEEMVKSMRLKQEEEITRLCDDFERQVKEIEAKYTQKMEMLRDKLDLRRKTEIHEVEERKNSQINELMRNHEKAFNDLKNYYNDITLQNLTLINLLKEQMEEMKKKENHLEKEKADVLLQNKQLKEPLQQAEEQVSELQKKLARYDKDKEALMNTKARLKVTQKELKDLQWEHEVLEQRFSKVQAERDELYQKFTKAIKEVQQKTGFKNLLLERKLEGLLGVLEKKELEISAAFTASNLDSGALSLVSDKLEDMLSSKNTAIKDLQLQLARACKAHNDMLQTFKAKLTAFGIPLDNLGFKPLAGPMLGQALGQGPAGLVAVPT
- the LOC142362779 gene encoding cadherin-1-like; translation: MWPPIFLLFLLLLPDVAPDALTFPEPGHGLQRQKRDWVIPPINCPENERGPFPKKLVQIKSNKDKETKVFYSITGQGADTPPVGVFTIERETGWLEVTKPLDREEIDKYVLFSHAVSANGQPVEDPMEIIITVTDQNDNRPVFTKQVFIGYIEENAKPGTSVMTVNATDADDGINVNNGIIGYSILSEEPRSAQQMFTIDPEKGVISVIGTGLDRETTPNYTLIIQAADQEGMGLTNTATAIVEVTDANDNPPVFDPTMYEGTVNENEVGVVVARLHVTDRDARGSPAWQAVYRIKSGDQDGDFSIATDPRTNDGVLRTAKGLDYESRSRYELVVTVENAVPFAVPLSLSTASVLVMVTDVNEAPVFVPPVKRVEVMEDLPLGHQVTSYTAQDPDKDQRQKITYRMGSDPTGWLAIDPENGIVTAAQPLDRESVHAINSTYKAVVLAVDSGSPDATGTGTLLLLLQDVNDNGPTLEPRLFDVCSRQPEEQTLSIVDKDLPPNTHPFQAALEHGSGANWTVRVTGQDLLVLRLVKELEPGEYSVFLRLTDGQGKAQVTPVRAQVCDCEGPAKNCGRENRLAFTQAVFHGTVPEGAEPGSAVLRVLATLSSSGGVVAYSILRQIPDQPQPHAFAIDGSTGVISVAAAGLSAQVVPEYVLEIQAVTAQGDGLRAAAIARIKVQAGDMAERASGSLTTHVLNTATGLPAAGLALRLAQLQEPGLEWTELAQRWTDQDGRCLPLLAPGQAKAGTYKLRFETAAYWQGLGHASFYPFVEVVFTITDPAQKLHIPLLISPYSYTTYRGS